The Arvicola amphibius chromosome 6, mArvAmp1.2, whole genome shotgun sequence DNA window GTGGATGTAGACGTGGACAAAGACTCGGAAGAGTCGGGTCAGGATCTTGGTGCAGACCTGCTGGAAGTTCTTGGGGAAGGGAACTCCTGGGGGTAGAGAGGGATAGAAGAGGGAGTCAAAATCCTAAGGGAAACTCCGTCCCTTCCCACAGGCACTCCTCACCTCTCTTCAGCGCAGGACCCATAGAGGAAGGCAGAGCAAGGGCTTGGTTTTCTCCTATACTTTTCCTCTTtgttggaactgaacccaggaatTCATTCACATCACTGAGCTCTAACCCCAGTCcccatctttcctttttaaatgaagCACAGATCAAAAAGTGCCTTCCTTCCCTGTACTGTAACACAGATCGCCGTCCCCATTTCCCACTGCCTGAAGCAGGGCTTTTCAAGCTTGTCACCGGCCAGTCTGCCTCAGACCATAGTGAAAATTATGGCCTAACCTGTCTCCAGAAACCTGTGCACCCACAGAGATATGCACATCACCCTCTCCTAGACAGTCCATTGTGGAGGCTGTGGGCCTTCAGGGTTAAGTCTTAATATCCCGCTAGGGCATGGAGCAAAGCCCTTAATGTGCCAACCCTGATTgctctctccagccacaccccaGTTCCTCTGCTTACTAGTCTCACAGCTGGCTCATTATCCCCCACCCCACGCCGTGCTAATACTTCAAGAACTACTTCCGATATCACTTGTTCCTTCAGATAGCCAATAACATAAAGAACGTTCCCTCTTGAGCCCAGCCCTGAGCTGGGCCCTTTGTACCTCTGTCCTCTGCTCTTTCAATTGTGCTGATGGGCCTGATAGTCACTCTAGATATGATAAAATGCAGGTGATGTGTGAAGGGGAAGCCATTTGCCAGAGGACACGTAATTATTCACTAGTATAGACTGCAGGCAGGATTCAAACCCTCTTTGCCCAGCAGCACCTCTTAGAGATAAACCATACAGATCCTGCCTGGCCAGGAAAGGCCATGAGAACCATGGGAAAGGCAGTGTGTGCACAGACCCCCAAGCCAGGACAGCGATCCCGGTGGCTTACACCCTCTCTTCTGCTATGACAAAATCATCCAGTTATCCAGTTAGAAGTTTCCCCGGggctcaccagcccagggatgtaGGCTAGAGGAGAATAAAAGCCAGGAGCAGACTGAGCCCAGTCCATGCACTTCCGCAGACCCCCTTCCTTCTCACTGCTCCTAAgagctgctgctctgcttctctgagagtCCAGCCTCGTCCCCACAACTCCTATCCCGCCCATCTAGCCTATGGCACCTGGGCACCCACCACACCTGAGCTCCAGTTCTGGTCCTTTTTCTGTTCAGTGTGCTTCCGTGTAAAACGGAAGGGTCCTGTTGTACACAGTAGTGCGGGAAATGGCAGTGGCAGCTGGGGAGGAGCCACAGACTTGAATTGTGACTCAGTGCCCCGctttcctcagcattcagacTTTTTCCCTCTGGGCTTGACCATCTGCCCCACCCATCTGAATCCCTATAGCGCAGACGGGTGCTGGGACCTGGGTTGCAGGCGAGGCTGCTGTGATGAACACAGTGTCTCCTGGGTGGGGAGCCTGGGCCAGGGTGAATCATtcatctcctttccctcccctcccccccggcCCAGGTCCAGTTGAAGTAAGGAAAGGCCCCATTGCCTGGATCTGACTATGGAGTACTGAGGAAAAGGTACCTTTTGGGCTGATCCAGCTTTCAACCCTTCCCTTTCTGGGGCCAGGATTAGGAGGGAACTCTCAGGAGGCTCGAAGCCAGATCAGCCCAAGCACGACAGGGTGTTACTTGGTCTGGAAAGGGGAGAAGCAGAGTTTGTGGTCTTGTTGGGAGAGTCCCTAGTGGGGTCTGTGCACACACTGCCTTTCCCATGGTTCTCATGGCCTTTCCTGGCTGGGCAGGATCTGTATTGTTTATCTCTGAGAGGTGCTGCTGGGCAAAGAGGGTTGAGTTCTGCCTCTATGGGGAGGACACAAGGAACCCCAAACTGGAGTCAGGTTGTCCTTGGCAAATGTTTGATTGTAAccaagatcctgcctcaactggCTTCCTTTTGTACAATATGGGATCTACAATAGAGGAACGACCCTCCCTGGCTAGGGCAACTCTCCAGCCTGACAGTGCTCACCAACACGTGTCGGAAAGACATCCTCATCATTGATGAGACCCTCGATCCAGTCCATGAGCAATGCCATATAACGGGGTGCCGAGAGCTTGGCAGGCCTTCGGTACTGGCGCTCATCCTGCCAGCGGTACTCATAGCGAGGCCCGCCCGCCATGACTGGGCAGCTGGTCTCACTGCAGTGCTCAGCCATGGTACCATAGATGAGGTTGATGCGGTTGAAGAAGTCCACCACGTGCACAGCGATCCAGTCATCGATGCTTTCGCCAGGTGGCAGCCTCACCACACTTCGAAGGTCCAGGCCAGACTTGAGTGAggcttgtgcctttttatagagCTCGAAGCGTTGTGTGCCGGGCTCAAAGCGCTTCCGGGGCCGGAAAGTCTTGTCCTTGGCAAATACCTGCTTCAGGCACAATGCCATGGCCAGGCCTAGTAGAGCTGGATGTCCAGACCCAGGGACCTGGAGATGCCCTGCCAGGGACAAGGGCAGGAGGAGTAGGTGGTCAGGGCCTTAGAAAATGGACTTTGACTTCCCAATACAGCATTTTCCTATGGACTGTCAGCCTTGGGGCAGTTTCTTTACCTCACTGAAACGCTCATTGCCTAGCAATGGCTAATCTTTCGGGGAGtactttccccccccccccccccgccccacatgcctttcattttgtttagctTCCTCCCTGCTTTCTTTGAATCTTGCAGGTGTAGCCTGGGCTCCAGACAAGTACTTACAGGACTTAACTGTTGACCATTACTGAAGTGACAAGAGGCCTTTGCAGGTTAACCAGGAAACAGGGGACTTAGATAAGGTGTTCTCTGGAAGCCCCATAGGCTAGCTGTGTAGTGTGAGAGAGCCTAGCTGCATTGTGCTAGGAGAGAccaggggagtgggaggggggctGAAGGGGTGGGCAATAGGCTTTGATTTCCTCTGGGATATCCCGAAGTCCATCCGGCCACCGGGGATTCCCAGAGAGCAAAAGGGACTTTTCTACCAAAaatgtcctttcctttttcattacACTGAAAGAGGAAAGGGCCCTCACACGGCCAGCTGGGTGGCCTTAAGTGTGGCTGCAGACGCTGCAGGAAGGGGCGGGTGGCAGGTCTCGAAGAGCGCTACTTCCTCTGAAGAATGCTACAACTGGCTCCTTGCCTCCAAGCCGACCTCCTTCTCAAACCTGAATAAGCCACTGGCCTTCCCTGCACCTGACACTCCACAGATTACAGCACACCTACTATGTACTTGGcactgggggttgggggaagagtAGCCAGACCCATCCTGCTGGTCCATTCGGATGTCTGCTTTGCCTCTTAGAATGGAAGGATCCCAGACTCAGAGCAGACTCCGGGGGCATCAGTCAGAGCCCTCAAAGTCCTGGGACCCAAGCCAGCTTCAAAACTGCCTTGCTAACATCACCACAGATTTAGTCCATGTAAATCCTTGAAGACCCTGATGCAGTCAGGTTTCTGAGCATGTTAGGCATTTCATGGGCCCCACCAACGTGGGGAATGCAGATCCAGGCAATCGCTGAGACTGGGACAACCACAGCTGAGCGCAGACCTGACAGACCCTAATCACTAGGCCGTATAGGCGGCACTACGCTTGGGCTCCATACTGACTAATCCATCCTCAACCTTGGTTAGTCTGAGCCCTGAGCCTAGCTCCACACTGAATGAGGCTCGAGACAGTGGTGGACAAAGCTTATCCTTCACCTCAGACTGGCCTGACTTTGAAGCAGTTTCCTTTCTCAGATCTTTGCTAACTGCTGTGGCAGGACGGGGGAAGAGAGGGTGGGAATAAGGTGGTTAGCGTAACAAAGGCATGGAGCATAGAGAGATGTTACTTCTGGCCACAAATCCAACTTACAGAAATGTTTGGACGGTTATTCCTTCTCATCACTGAACAAACAGGGAAAGTGAGAGcagtgtggagggcagagagaattcCTGACCTCTTGAGAGAAGCTTCAAGACAAGGAAGGTCCTCTCATTTATTCTGACACCCCCTTGCCCTCCTCACCACAGCTTCTTCCCAAAGAAATGCCAGGCCGGGGCCTGAACTTCCTGAATGAAGAGCTCTCTACACTCCAGTTGCTATCTCCCTTGTAAGCTCTACCTGGGGCAGGGCTTCCAAAATCACTCCTGCAGTCAGTGGGGTTTCAGGAACCTTCACCTTGATATGGCCACCCCATGACTGACTGTTACAGACTCTCACTCAGCCTATCAACTCCACACCCTaacttccccaccccacctcctcaccAGCAGCCACCCTGGGCTTCTCCTTAACCCCTGAAGATGCCCCTTCTCTCCTGCCCGTGTGTCTTTTGCTGGTTGATTCCAGATTTCACATTCCATCAGGCCAAATGCTACCTCCTTCAGTGGCCACCTCCAGATCTCAACCTTGTGTGGTTGACTGCTCTTTGACCATTTCTGTCACTAGCCCTCTCTAGACTAAGTCAGGACTGGCATAACGCTGGTGGCCTGGCTTTACGGAAAGTTTAGACTCAAGAGTCTTAGAGTTGGTTAGggagatggttcactgggtaaagAGACTGCAGCAAGAGTGAGGAGCAGTTTTGATCCCCATAACCCATGAAAAACCTGACAAGGCCTGGTGGCTTCTTGTAACCCTAacacttaggaggaagaggcaggggatcCCTGGAAGCCCTAGGTTCAGAAAGCCCCTGccttgggctggtgagatgtctcagtgggaaAACTTGCTTGCCTAAGTTTGATTTCATGGAAGCCACATGGAAAAAGGAGAGAACCCCCACAAACTGTCTctaacttccacatgcacactgtggtacgagtgtgtgtatatatatgtatatgcatatacacaagcaaatgtaattatattattattattattatttttaaatagaccTTGCCTCAGTAAATGAATTGGAGAGAGTAAGAAAGAAACTGTTGCCAACTTTGGGCCTCCATACCTGCACGCCCACTTTCACTTGCCCACAAtaccaaacatacatacacatagaggAATACAATTCTTCAAGTTAAATAGCTCTGAGAAATCAAGAGGCTTAACCTACATgaacagatggggaaactgaagtCCAGGGAGAGGATCTGAGAAGCCTGGCTTTGCATAGCAAGTTATAAGTAGAGGATTGGGATAAAGAGGGACTTAGCCTATGACAAGGTACAAAGGACCCTTTTCCTGCTCTGTCTGGTCACTGGCCTAATGTAGataaggggagaggaagggaatagAGAGGCCCCATCTCCTTGCTGTAGAACTTTAAGGCCCAGAACTCTTTCTAGAAAGAGTAAACGTGGAGGCTGAGTGGAGGCTGAGTACGGAGGTAAGGTAAGAGCAGGTCCCCTGCTATGCCTGTTACTGCTGCTCTCTCCCCACGCCATCACTGAGATTGTTTCTCACACAGcctctgttccccttcccccGTGGACCCTCCACTTTAATTACTGGGTGGGTGCCCAGCGGTTTGCTCACTCTGACTGAGCATCTAATCTTCCCAGATGAAGAACACAGGCTGATTGATTCAGCCTGTTTCTAATATTTAGCCCCCTGCCAGGGACACACCTGCCCCTCCCTGGGTCTGGCTCAGAAACAGCCCCAGTTTGAACTCAGAATCTAGCCTGGTATGCCCGGCAGCACAAGATCTAATATAAAAGTAGGAGCATAAGACACAGCGCTTCTTCAGCCAGACCCGCTCCCAACTCCTTCGAGCCCCTAAGAACCTCCCCTTATCTTCAGCTGTTAGGGCCAAACAGTTCCTAGGACCCAGAGGAGCCAGCCTGACGTTTCCGCCCTTGAAGACACGCCCCCTCACCAGCCaccgccacccccaccccggaCTTGGGGCGCTGAGCCTCGGACCCGGGGCTGAGGACTGTGGCCAGCCTGTTTTCGGGCTGGGGTCGCTTTTAAAAGGTGTCAGGCGAGGACCAAGAACTGAAAGTGGAAGCAAGACTGGGCCGCGAGGGGCGCGGAGACGCGGCGCTCACTCACGCGCTCTGCCAAGGTGGACAGCTCCGGGTCTCAGTCGGCGCCGCCGCACCGCAGCGCGCTGGGTCGTCCTACTGCGGGTGATCCTGCCGGGCCGGGCTCCGTGCCTGTCCGCCTGCCTGCCCCGGGCTGCGGCCGCCGTCCCGCCGCCCGTCCGCGAGGAGACGCCAGCTCCGCCCCGGGCTCAGCCACGCCGTGGCCAcggggcggggaggggcggggaaAGGGACTCCCCCGTCCCAGGACACACACtcgtctctccagcctttccGGGAAGTGGGAAGTCCGATGGGGCTCGCAGCCTCTCCGAGGGCCAAGGACTTGCTGAGCAGCCGCCCCAAGGGGCGTCTGGATCTTCCTTAAGGACGCAGCCTCAGATTCCTGGGCTGTAGAATGGGAACAAGCCCAGCTTCTccctgaagcagaaagaaaaagacagtggTTTGAATGGTTTCCTAGCCCTCCTACAGTCATCTGTGCTTCACTTGTCTCTGAATAGGGTTCCTAGCAACTTATGTTCAGCTTCGACCCACTGTTACACACAGCACTCAAGATCCACGACTAGAGGCTGCAGGtgatggagggaggcagaggcaggcagatctctgtgaactgcAGCTGGCCAGGGCTGCCTAGCGAGACCTTCTcaacacacgcacatgcacacccacgcgcacacgcacacgcgcgcgtgcgTGAGTGAGGGAATGAAAAGGCAGTGGGAGCCGTGGACTAGGTCACTCCTGAGAGGAAAGACTGATTCCTCCACCCTCCTTCCCAAAGATGGTTCAAAGAATTTGTCACCTTCCCCACACCAACTGGAGACCTTGTCTGGCTGGGCAGATTCTCACACCAACCAAAGTCACCATTTCCTATCTCCAACCTTTGTCTCTGTTGTTCTGCAGAGTGGCTCCTCCCCCAGCCCTTTCCAACCGGTTTCAAACCTTTACATATTTGATCT harbors:
- the Mob3c gene encoding MOB kinase activator 3C, with the protein product MALCLKQVFAKDKTFRPRKRFEPGTQRFELYKKAQASLKSGLDLRSVVRLPPGESIDDWIAVHVVDFFNRINLIYGTMAEHCSETSCPVMAGGPRYEYRWQDERQYRRPAKLSAPRYMALLMDWIEGLINDEDVFPTRVGVPFPKNFQQVCTKILTRLFRVFVHVYIHHFDSILSMGAEAHVNTCYKHFYYFIQEFSLVDQRELEPLREMTERICH